The following proteins are encoded in a genomic region of Dyadobacter sp. UC 10:
- a CDS encoding Ig-like domain-containing domain, which yields MIRTVLFAILLLFLFDRCAQQVAPTGGKKDSIPPTLLESNPPNKTLNFKGRKVELFFDEYVVVDNINQKLVITPESDNPYSYKQNGMSVLLSFKNEFKDSTTFTLNFGDAIKDFAEKNPAKNLKIVFSTTNSLDSGRVYGVLQDMQSGKPLFDALVGLYNVSDTLDITKQKPYYFSRTDSSGVFSIENIQTRQYKLIAIDDKNRNMLYNAKDERMGFIDKTVTAGTDSSSYEISMFLSDNTPIKIQRTIPKVNNYAVVFSKPIEKVDVLFMNKDTLPYLLEPGGSLKFFNVQPHPDSTLVKLTATDSLGTTTEFEQKIAFQEPRGKERQRDAFTISTQPEANKPLENTFIYKLIFNKPVKSLDDKNITLITDSLSHEPLSSFKLTWNSNHSIATITAKSFAKDSIKWDIPKGTIISVESDTLAKTFIKHPVLNEEDYGIIRGRVINPDTASNYIIELVDEQYKVIKTAEGVAYTFQHIPQGKYFLRATADRNRNHRWDTGQMSKGLQPEKIIYLKERIILKANFELNDINIAVDK from the coding sequence ATGATCCGTACCGTTTTGTTCGCCATTTTACTACTGTTCCTTTTCGATCGCTGCGCGCAGCAGGTTGCACCGACAGGAGGCAAAAAAGATTCTATTCCACCCACATTGCTGGAAAGCAATCCGCCTAACAAAACGCTCAACTTCAAAGGCAGAAAGGTGGAGTTATTCTTTGACGAATATGTGGTGGTTGATAACATCAATCAAAAGCTCGTGATCACCCCAGAATCTGATAATCCATACTCCTACAAGCAGAATGGTATGTCTGTGCTGCTCTCTTTCAAAAATGAATTCAAAGACAGCACGACGTTCACATTGAATTTTGGAGACGCTATCAAAGATTTTGCCGAAAAAAACCCAGCAAAAAATCTGAAAATTGTGTTCAGTACAACCAATTCGCTCGATTCTGGAAGGGTTTATGGAGTACTTCAGGATATGCAGTCAGGAAAGCCTCTTTTCGACGCCCTGGTGGGGCTATACAATGTCAGTGATACGCTTGACATCACCAAGCAAAAACCCTACTATTTTTCAAGAACAGACAGCTCAGGCGTTTTTTCAATCGAAAATATTCAAACCCGGCAGTACAAGCTGATCGCCATAGATGACAAAAACAGGAATATGCTTTACAATGCGAAAGATGAAAGAATGGGCTTTATTGACAAAACCGTCACAGCCGGAACGGATTCTTCATCTTATGAAATATCTATGTTCTTGTCCGATAATACGCCTATAAAAATACAGAGGACCATACCCAAAGTAAATAATTACGCAGTTGTCTTCAGCAAGCCGATCGAAAAGGTTGATGTGCTATTCATGAATAAGGATACGTTACCCTATCTGCTGGAACCCGGTGGATCCCTAAAATTTTTCAATGTACAACCACATCCGGATTCCACTTTGGTAAAACTAACGGCAACCGATTCGCTTGGAACTACGACTGAATTTGAACAAAAAATAGCTTTCCAGGAACCTAGGGGTAAGGAGCGGCAGCGTGATGCTTTCACCATATCCACCCAGCCGGAAGCCAACAAACCCCTGGAAAATACATTTATTTACAAGCTCATTTTTAACAAACCAGTCAAATCGCTGGACGACAAAAATATTACCCTTATAACAGATAGCCTCTCGCATGAACCACTCAGTTCGTTTAAGCTGACCTGGAATTCGAACCATAGCATTGCCACTATTACCGCTAAATCCTTTGCAAAAGATTCCATTAAATGGGATATTCCGAAAGGCACAATTATCAGTGTTGAGAGTGATACGCTTGCGAAAACATTCATTAAACATCCCGTGCTGAACGAGGAAGATTACGGAATTATCAGGGGTAGGGTAATCAATCCTGATACTGCCAGCAACTATATCATCGAACTGGTAGACGAGCAATATAAGGTTATAAAAACAGCCGAGGGAGTTGCCTACACATTCCAACACATCCCTCAAGGAAAGTACTTTTTAAGAGCTACTGCCGATCGTAACCGAAACCATCGATGGGATACAGGGCAAATGAGTAAAGGGCTGCAGCCCGAAAAGATCATTTATCTGAAAGAAAGGATCATTCTGAAAGCAAATTTTGAATTGAACGACATCAATATTGCTGTAGATAAATAA
- a CDS encoding class I SAM-dependent methyltransferase, whose translation METLTNCPVCEKSDFQEFLTVEDYTVSHQQFQIQQCNSCRFLFTNPRPAEEEIGTYYESQDYISHHDDAKDLMSRVYNSVRDYTIQQKIKLINTHSFQKGTLLDVGCGTGSFAQAIQGNGWAVNGTEPDSGARGVAQGRLGNQVYENIYSTELAGQQFDTITMWHVLEHVHRLNETLEWLYAHLKPNGLLVIAVPNPESHDAAKYGTFWAAYDVPRHLYHFTKSTMKLLLGKHRFEVKKTLPMWFDSFYVSMLSTKYKDQKIDMIDSGTTGLLSNWKGRVAGQKEINTSSIIYIIKKK comes from the coding sequence TTGGAAACGCTAACCAACTGCCCGGTCTGTGAAAAATCAGACTTTCAAGAATTTCTTACCGTCGAGGATTACACTGTTTCGCATCAGCAATTTCAGATTCAGCAATGCAATTCATGCCGGTTTTTATTTACAAATCCCCGGCCCGCAGAAGAAGAAATTGGCACATACTATGAATCTCAGGATTACATTTCACATCACGATGATGCGAAAGACCTGATGAGCCGTGTATACAATTCTGTAAGAGATTATACGATTCAACAGAAAATAAAGCTCATCAATACCCATTCATTTCAGAAAGGCACACTGCTGGATGTAGGCTGCGGAACGGGGAGCTTTGCCCAGGCTATACAAGGAAATGGCTGGGCCGTGAATGGTACCGAACCCGATTCCGGCGCGCGAGGAGTCGCACAAGGAAGGCTCGGTAATCAGGTTTATGAAAACATATACAGCACTGAACTAGCCGGCCAGCAGTTTGATACGATTACCATGTGGCACGTACTGGAACATGTGCATCGGCTGAATGAAACGCTGGAATGGCTATATGCGCATTTAAAACCAAACGGGCTATTAGTTATCGCGGTACCTAATCCCGAATCACATGATGCAGCAAAATATGGTACATTTTGGGCAGCTTACGATGTACCCCGGCATTTGTACCATTTTACAAAAAGTACCATGAAATTGCTGCTCGGAAAACATAGATTTGAAGTAAAAAAGACATTGCCTATGTGGTTTGATTCGTTTTATGTGAGTATGCTCAGCACAAAATACAAAGATCAGAAAATAGATATGATAGACAGCGGCACAACCGGGTTGCTGTCAAACTGGAAGGGTAGGGTAGCTGGTCAAAAGGAAATCAACACTTCCAGCATTATCTATATTATCAAAAAGAAATAG
- the mnmG gene encoding tRNA uridine-5-carboxymethylaminomethyl(34) synthesis enzyme MnmG, with product MFQEYDVIVVGAGHAGCEAAAAAGTMGSKVLLITMNMHTIAQMSCNPAMGGVAKGQIVREIDALGGQSGIVSDKTMIQFRMLNLSKGPAMWSPRCQSDRAMFATEWRNILENNPNVDFWQDTAKELLVEDGKACGVKTSLGIDIKSKSVVLTNGTFLNGLIHIGEKNFGGGRTGEKSATGLTEQLVQLGFQSGRMKTGTPPRVDGRSLDYSKMEEQPGDEKPAKFSYTDTKPLAKQRSCWITYTNQEVHDVLKTGFERSPMFSGRIKGLGPRYCPSVEDKINRFADKDRHQIFVEPEGWDTVEVYVNGFSTSLPEDVQYAALRKIPGFENAKMFRPGYAIEYDYFPPTQLKSTLETHLIKNLFFAGQINGTTGYEEAACQGLMAGINAHRNVNNLSPFVLKRSEAYIGVLIDDLINKGTEEPYRMFTSRAEYRTLLRQDNADIRLTEKGYEIGLAGQDRLDAVKRKQQEVDDIISLFASTKVTPDEINGALEAMDTALLREKTTLSQLLKRPQISVEKLAAHSEIVAGLIADFKEDSVQQAEINLKYDSYIEKEMLLVDKMNRLENLNIIDNFNYDVVTSLSYEGREKLKRTRPSTIGQASRISGVSPSDISVLMLYIGR from the coding sequence ATGTTTCAAGAATATGATGTGATCGTGGTGGGAGCAGGACACGCCGGCTGTGAAGCTGCCGCGGCTGCCGGTACTATGGGCTCCAAGGTTTTGCTGATCACAATGAACATGCACACCATTGCCCAAATGTCATGCAACCCCGCTATGGGCGGTGTGGCGAAAGGACAGATCGTTCGGGAGATCGATGCGCTCGGCGGGCAATCGGGTATTGTGAGTGATAAGACCATGATTCAATTCCGCATGCTGAACTTGTCAAAAGGTCCGGCCATGTGGAGCCCGCGATGCCAGAGCGACCGTGCAATGTTTGCCACGGAGTGGCGAAATATTCTAGAGAACAATCCGAATGTTGATTTCTGGCAGGACACAGCGAAAGAATTGCTTGTTGAAGACGGTAAGGCATGTGGTGTGAAAACAAGCCTGGGTATAGATATCAAATCAAAATCTGTCGTGCTTACCAACGGGACTTTCCTGAATGGGCTGATCCATATTGGCGAGAAAAATTTTGGTGGCGGCAGAACAGGAGAGAAGTCCGCGACTGGTTTGACAGAACAGCTTGTTCAACTCGGCTTTCAATCCGGACGAATGAAAACAGGTACTCCGCCGCGGGTCGACGGTCGCTCCCTCGACTACTCCAAAATGGAAGAGCAGCCGGGTGACGAGAAACCAGCCAAATTCTCATATACAGATACCAAGCCGCTCGCCAAGCAACGCAGCTGCTGGATTACTTACACCAATCAGGAGGTCCACGATGTGCTGAAAACCGGCTTTGAAAGATCGCCAATGTTTTCCGGCCGCATCAAAGGACTTGGTCCACGCTATTGTCCTTCGGTAGAGGATAAGATCAACCGGTTTGCAGACAAAGATCGCCACCAGATTTTCGTAGAGCCCGAAGGCTGGGATACTGTGGAAGTTTATGTAAATGGTTTTTCGACTTCTTTGCCGGAAGATGTACAATATGCAGCTTTGCGAAAAATCCCTGGTTTTGAGAATGCAAAGATGTTTCGCCCGGGTTATGCGATCGAATACGATTATTTCCCGCCTACACAATTGAAATCAACCCTCGAGACGCACCTGATCAAAAACCTGTTTTTTGCGGGCCAAATCAATGGAACGACTGGCTATGAAGAAGCCGCTTGCCAGGGATTGATGGCGGGTATTAATGCGCACAGAAATGTCAATAACCTGTCTCCATTTGTCCTGAAAAGATCAGAGGCTTACATAGGTGTGCTGATCGACGACCTGATTAATAAAGGTACTGAGGAACCTTATCGCATGTTTACTTCCCGCGCTGAATACCGGACATTACTTCGTCAGGACAATGCAGATATTCGTCTCACTGAAAAAGGCTACGAAATCGGCTTGGCCGGACAGGACAGGCTGGATGCTGTGAAGAGGAAGCAGCAGGAAGTTGACGATATCATTTCCCTTTTCGCTTCAACCAAAGTGACTCCGGATGAAATTAATGGGGCATTGGAAGCAATGGACACTGCATTGCTAAGAGAAAAAACGACGCTTTCGCAACTGTTAAAACGTCCTCAGATTTCGGTAGAAAAGCTGGCAGCACATAGTGAAATTGTTGCAGGTCTAATTGCTGATTTTAAAGAAGACTCAGTTCAGCAGGCTGAAATCAACTTGAAATACGACAGCTATATTGAAAAGGAAATGCTGCTTGTAGATAAAATGAACCGGCTTGAAAATCTCAATATCATTGATAATTTCAACTATGACGTGGTGACGTCTCTATCTTATGAAGGCCGCGAAAAACTCAAACGAACTCGCCCTTCTACCATCGGCCAGGCCTCCCGGATCAGCGGCGTGAGCCCCTCGGATATTTCTGTTTTAATGCTTTATATAGGACGCTAA
- the ybeY gene encoding rRNA maturation RNase YbeY, with amino-acid sequence MLNFFSEDVDFSLPRPLKTKKWLKNTSESEGYEIIELNYIFCSDEYLLEINKQYLDHDYFTDIITFDNSEEDKQLEGDIYISIDRVKENAETFHADFETELRRVLVHGLLHLVGYADASEEQKSLMRAKENQYLTLF; translated from the coding sequence ATGCTGAATTTCTTCTCCGAAGACGTTGATTTTAGCCTACCTCGTCCTCTTAAAACCAAAAAATGGTTAAAAAACACCTCTGAATCAGAGGGTTATGAAATAATAGAGCTGAATTATATCTTTTGCTCTGACGAATACCTTCTGGAAATCAACAAACAGTACCTGGATCACGACTATTTTACGGATATCATTACGTTTGACAATAGTGAGGAAGACAAGCAATTGGAGGGAGATATTTACATTAGTATCGATAGAGTAAAAGAAAACGCAGAGACGTTTCACGCCGATTTCGAGACCGAGCTGAGGCGCGTCTTGGTTCATGGACTACTGCATTTGGTTGGGTACGCAGACGCAAGTGAGGAGCAGAAAAGCCTGATGCGAGCCAAGGAAAACCAATACCTTACGCTCTTTTAA